Proteins encoded together in one Telopea speciosissima isolate NSW1024214 ecotype Mountain lineage chromosome 4, Tspe_v1, whole genome shotgun sequence window:
- the LOC122657991 gene encoding chloroplast envelope quinone oxidoreductase homolog, whose product MLSSFCFRLSGKTMAGKVMNAVQFNGYGGGVAGLKHVEIPVPAPKKDEVLVKVEARSLNPIDLNIQKGRLRPLMPAKFPHIPATDIAGEVVEVGSGVKNFKAGDKVVTVLTLSTGGGLAEFAVAKESLTANRPAEVTAAEGAGLPVAGLTALQALTQSAGIKLNSSGKPTNVLITAASGGVGHYAVQLAKLGNTHVTATCGARNIEFVKSLGADEVLDYKTPDGAALKSPSGRKYDAVIHCAKGIPWSTFEPNLSEQGKVVDITAGPSAILTFAVQKLTFSKKQLVPMIVTPKRENLEFLVQLVKEGKLKTVVDSKHPLSKAEDTWAKIMDGHATGKVIVEP is encoded by the exons ATGCTTTCGAGTTTCTGTTTCCGCCTCTCTGGGAAAACCATGGCCGGTAAGGTCATGAACGCTGTGCAGTTCAATGGTTATGGTGGCggagttgctggtttgaag CATGTGGAAATTCCAGTTCCTGCTCCAAAGAAAGACGAAGTTTTGGTGAAAGTGGAAGCAAGAAGTCTAAATCCAATCGATTTGAATATTCAGAAAGGCAGGCTACGACCACTTATGCCAGCCAAATTCCCTCACATACCAG CTACAGACATAGCAGGAGAAGTGGTAGAAGTTGGTTCTGGTGTCAAGAATTTCAAAGCTGGTGACAAAGTTGTAACTGTGCTTACTCTCTCT ACAGGAGGTGGGCTTGCTGAGTTTGCTGTGGCCAAGGAGAGTTTGACTGCAAATAGGCCTGCTGAGGTAACAGCAGCTGAAGGAGCAGGCTTACCCGTAGCCGGCCTCACTGCACTCCAGGCCCTCACCCAGTCTGCTGGGATCAAGCTCAACAGCAGTGGAAAGCCAACGAACGTTCTAATTACTGCTGCATCAGGTGGTGTTGGTCACTATGCTGTTCAGTTGGCAAAACTTGGGAACACACATGTTACTGCAACTTGTGGGGCTCGGAACATTGAGTTTGTCAAGAGCTTAGGAGCAGATGAGGTTCTCGACTATAAAACCCCTGATGGGGCAGCCTTGAAGAGCCCCTCAGGTCGGAAGTATGATGCAGTAATCCACTGTGCAAAAGGAATCCCTTGGTCTACTTTTGAGCCTAATTTAAGTGAGCAAGGAAAGGTGGTAGATATCACTGCTGGTCCTAGTGCCATCCTCACCTTTGCAGTACAGAAGCTAACCTTCTCCAAGAAGCAGCTGGTGCCTATGATTGTGACTCCCAAGCGTGAGAACCTGGAATTTCTTGTTCAGTTGGTCAAAGAAGGGAAGCTGAAGACAGTAGTGGACTCGAAACATCCTCTGAGCAAGGCCGAAGACACCTGGGCAAAGATCATGGATGGCCATGCTACAGGGAAGGTCATTGTAGAGCCTTAA